One Methylocapsa sp. D3K7 DNA window includes the following coding sequences:
- a CDS encoding DDE-type integrase/transposase/recombinase, translating to MGSRRSVAMTFGITLGHAAHLLCPPHESIRRWALKFGPIVARNLRKIRPKTYTRWHLYEMVVSIAGSQMYMWQAVDSEGEVFEILVQDKEECRVENHERPYRGLSASFVNHSAL from the coding sequence ATGGGCTCACGTCGGTCAGTCGCTATGACCTTTGGTATTACGTTGGGTCATGCAGCCCATCTCCTATGCCCGCCACATGAGTCGATCCGTCGGTGGGCACTCAAATTTGGACCAATCGTTGCCAGGAATTTACGGAAGATCCGGCCTAAAACTTACACTCGTTGGCATCTCTATGAAATGGTGGTCTCGATCGCTGGAAGCCAAATGTACATGTGGCAGGCTGTCGACAGCGAAGGCGAGGTTTTCGAGATCCTGGTCCAAGATAAGGAAGAATGTCGAGTGGAAAATCACGAACGTCCATATCGTGGACTGTCCGCCTCTTTCGTGAATCACTCCGCGCTGTGA
- a CDS encoding IS630 family transposase (programmed frameshift), protein MPSAVKLREDYLAKELRVLARRSKNVNQSRRLLSLAAVRDGMDRRAAAKIGGMDRQTLRDWVHRFNATGPEGLIDNWTEGPAPRLSAAQLAEFATIVEAGPDREKDGVVRWRRVDLRRIIAERFGVDFHERYVGKLLKKLGFSHISARPRHPAQDEQIVEAFKKNFPRALKAHLDKLPETTPVEVWFQDEARIGQKNGLVRQWARRGTRPRQPADQRYDNAYLFGAICPARGVGAALALPYADTGMMQLHLDEISHNVAKGAHAVLLLDRAGWHTTSQLNVPENITPIFLPSRAPELNPVENIWQYLRQNWLSNTVFENYDAIIDAACAAWRKLIAQPETITSIGMREWAHVGQSL, encoded by the exons ATGCCATCAGCGGTGAAATTGCGAGAGGACTATTTGGCCAAGGAGCTTCGGGTGTTGGCCCGGCGCTCAAAGAACGTCAACCAGAGTCGCCGGCTGTTATCGCTGGCGGCAGTGCGGGACGGGATGGATCGGAGGGCGGCGGCCAAGATCGGCGGGATGGATCGGCAGACGCTGCGCGACTGGGTCCATCGCTTCAACGCCACCGGGCCAGAGGGCCTCATCGACAACTGGACAGAGGGCCCCGCGCCGCGCCTGTCAGCCGCGCAGTTGGCCGAGTTCGCGACAATCGTCGAGGCCGGGCCGGATCGTGAGAAGGATGGCGTCGTGCGTTGGCGCCGGGTGGACCTCAGGCGCATCATCGCCGAGAGGTTCGGCGTCGACTTCCACGAGCGCTACGTTGGAAAGCTTTTGAAGAAGCTCGGCTTCTCGCACATCAGCGCAAGGCCGCGCCATCCAGCCCAGGACGAACAGATCGTCGAGGCGTTCA AAAAAAACTTCCCGCGCGCGCTGAAGGCTCATCTCGACAAACTGCCAGAGACGACGCCGGTCGAAGTCTGGTTCCAGGACGAAGCCCGGATCGGCCAGAAGAATGGCCTCGTCCGCCAGTGGGCCAGGCGTGGAACGAGGCCAAGGCAGCCCGCCGACCAGCGCTACGACAACGCCTATCTGTTTGGCGCGATCTGCCCCGCCCGCGGCGTTGGGGCGGCCCTCGCGTTGCCTTATGCGGACACCGGCATGATGCAGCTCCATCTCGACGAAATCTCGCACAACGTCGCCAAGGGTGCGCATGCCGTCCTGCTGCTCGACAGGGCCGGATGGCACACCACCAGCCAGCTCAACGTGCCCGAAAACATCACGCCGATCTTCCTGCCTTCGCGCGCGCCGGAACTGAACCCGGTCGAGAACATCTGGCAGTATCTGCGTCAGAACTGGCTCTCAAACACCGTCTTCGAAAATTACGATGCCATCATCGACGCAGCCTGCGCCGCCTGGCGAAAGCTCATAGCCCAGCCTGAAACAATCACATCCATCGGGATGCGAGAATGGGCTCACGTCGGTCAGTCGCTATGA
- the smbP gene encoding small metal-binding protein SmbP, which yields MEGFSSAWCNANPYQTEAIKHLNEAIDEGKQGHADVATTHAEAALNHLRQAM from the coding sequence ATGGAGGGCTTCAGCAGTGCATGGTGCAACGCTAATCCTTATCAAACAGAAGCGATCAAACATTTGAACGAAGCGATTGATGAAGGCAAGCAAGGCCACGCCGACGTTGCAACGACCCATGCGGAAGCCGCGTTGAACCATTTGAGACAAGCGATGTAA
- a CDS encoding PAS domain-containing protein encodes MEAPNWLGHPFAAEILALPKGQHFTNIDHRGTLAQAIVDTIREPLLVLDKDLRVVTANRSFYLMFRMNRHDVQGRPLYSLGEGQWNIPGLRLLLERIAPRHAVMEAHEVEQEFSGIGRRTMLLNARSVFYQEDYDATILLAIEDITEQRAKERELHELLQHKELLLQEMQHRERTRRFSSTPS; translated from the coding sequence ATGGAAGCGCCAAACTGGTTAGGGCACCCCTTTGCAGCAGAAATATTGGCGTTGCCCAAGGGGCAGCATTTCACGAACATCGATCATAGGGGCACGCTCGCCCAGGCGATCGTGGATACCATTCGCGAGCCCCTCCTCGTCCTCGACAAGGACTTGCGCGTCGTCACCGCAAATCGCTCCTTCTATCTGATGTTCAGGATGAATCGTCATGATGTTCAAGGACGTCCTCTATATTCGCTGGGTGAGGGCCAGTGGAATATCCCCGGGCTTCGGTTGCTGTTGGAGAGAATTGCGCCACGGCACGCCGTGATGGAAGCTCACGAAGTCGAGCAGGAGTTTTCCGGCATCGGGCGGCGCACGATGCTGCTCAATGCGCGCAGCGTTTTCTACCAAGAAGATTACGACGCAACGATTCTTCTGGCCATCGAAGACATTACCGAGCAGCGTGCCAAGGAGCGCGAGTTGCATGAGCTCTTGCAACACAAGGAATTATTGCTACAGGAGATGCAGCACCGTGAGAGAACGCGACGGTTCTCGTCAACACCGTCGTAG
- a CDS encoding GlsB/YeaQ/YmgE family stress response membrane protein: MHMSNESLLIILMVGLIAGWLAGQIVQGTGFGLLGDLLIGIIGAFIGSWLLPQLGIHLGLGIVAAIINATLGAVVLLLIIRLVRGGGGWRGNWGRRW, encoded by the coding sequence ATGCATATGTCGAATGAAAGTCTCCTGATCATATTGATGGTCGGCCTCATCGCTGGATGGCTGGCTGGCCAAATCGTGCAAGGCACCGGGTTTGGGCTCCTTGGCGATCTCCTCATTGGAATCATAGGCGCTTTCATTGGGAGTTGGCTGCTGCCTCAACTTGGCATCCATCTTGGCTTGGGCATTGTTGCGGCGATCATCAATGCCACTCTCGGAGCGGTTGTCCTATTGTTGATCATTCGGCTCGTTCGTGGCGGAGGCGGATGGCGGGGGAATTGGGGAAGACGTTGGTAG
- a CDS encoding Crp/Fnr family transcriptional regulator: MALKRRPSFNPKSFLAKVGEGRSVGTYRSDQIVFSQGDPGDSVFYIQKGKVKITVVSEQGKEAVVAILGTNDFFGEGCLTSQARRISTVTTMTESVIVRLEKAAIIRVIHREPAFSEMFIAHLLGRTLRVEADLVDQLFNSSEKRLARLLLLLANFGKEGKPEPIIAKISQETLAEMIGTTRSRVSFFMNKFRKLGFIHYNGSIEVHSSLLNLVLHEEPHIETYTNGPAG; encoded by the coding sequence GTGGCGCTGAAACGCCGGCCGTCATTCAATCCGAAATCATTTCTCGCCAAGGTCGGCGAGGGACGGAGCGTTGGTACGTACCGCAGCGACCAGATCGTCTTTTCACAGGGAGACCCTGGGGATTCGGTTTTCTACATCCAGAAAGGCAAGGTGAAGATCACCGTCGTTTCGGAGCAAGGAAAAGAAGCCGTCGTCGCGATTCTTGGAACGAACGACTTCTTCGGCGAAGGATGTCTTACCAGCCAGGCTCGGCGCATATCGACGGTCACGACGATGACGGAGTCCGTCATCGTGCGGCTGGAAAAAGCCGCCATCATACGCGTGATCCATCGGGAACCCGCGTTCTCCGAGATGTTCATTGCCCACCTTCTTGGCCGGACCCTCCGCGTCGAGGCGGATCTCGTCGATCAGCTGTTCAATTCGAGTGAGAAACGGCTTGCCCGGCTGCTTCTGCTGCTCGCGAACTTTGGCAAGGAAGGAAAGCCGGAGCCGATTATCGCGAAAATCAGCCAGGAGACGCTTGCAGAGATGATCGGCACGACCCGATCCCGCGTGAGTTTTTTCATGAACAAATTTCGAAAGCTGGGCTTCATTCACTACAACGGCAGCATCGAAGTCCACAGTTCACTGTTGAATCTCGTTCTGCACGAGGAGCCCCACATCGAGACTTATACTAATGGCCCCGCGGGATGA
- a CDS encoding response regulator — protein MAVILIVEDDVFTREIAELMIQDWGHHTLSASDVDEALTLLRSPQTIDALFTDIYLKTAVLGGCELANQAIKLRPKLRVLYTTGNCITDKMKALFAEGTHFLPKPYTQHQLQDSVEDLLAA, from the coding sequence ATGGCCGTGATACTGATCGTCGAAGATGATGTGTTTACCCGTGAAATAGCGGAGCTCATGATTCAAGACTGGGGGCACCACACACTTTCGGCCAGCGACGTAGATGAGGCGCTGACACTCCTGCGTTCCCCTCAAACCATTGACGCACTTTTTACCGATATTTATCTCAAGACAGCGGTCCTTGGCGGGTGTGAACTTGCAAACCAGGCAATCAAGCTTAGGCCGAAATTGCGTGTGCTTTACACGACAGGAAATTGTATTACCGACAAAATGAAAGCTTTGTTTGCGGAAGGCACCCACTTCCTTCCTAAGCCGTACACTCAGCACCAGCTCCAAGACTCTGTCGAAGACCTGCTCGCAGCTTAA
- a CDS encoding PAS domain-containing protein — protein MSDIALGEKAVSDIAASDIVETIPSALIILDRNLNITSANRAFYQTFRTSSSETEGCHIYELGNRQWDIPALRTLLESVIPHRASVEGFEVEHDFPTIGRRTMLVNARKIFRPGNHEGSILLAIEDVSEERAARAESKRNWQLTQSIVDTIRDPLVVLEQDMTIVTASKAFFTIFGITEEEARGLRFSELGQHQWDVPALRHLMEKVLPENKPIESFEIEDNFPGLGRRVFNLNARKIFQAGNHVTRMLLVFEDITDRKQRERDALSLTNEISHRIKNNLQVIVGLIAYEARSTALPCVQGYSAMQARIGAIAQLYDLISQSSRGETIAMDAYLREIAKTMSASLLGHTSGIKIEVKAEALDIDPDRAVPFGLLVNELATNAIKHAFPGGTGRVVLSVGQVDDQIELTVADDGVGMKDKDLAKIPEKRGSDYVAIFVRQLGGTIAPSELEETGTIVRIRFPFLLVPPGGSERIAA, from the coding sequence ATGTCCGATATTGCCTTAGGAGAAAAAGCCGTGTCCGATATTGCTGCTAGCGATATTGTTGAGACCATACCCAGTGCACTCATCATTCTCGATAGAAACTTAAACATTACATCTGCTAATCGCGCGTTTTACCAGACGTTCCGCACGAGCAGCAGTGAGACCGAGGGATGTCATATTTATGAGCTTGGAAACCGGCAGTGGGACATCCCCGCACTTCGTACCCTGCTTGAGAGCGTGATCCCACATCGTGCATCGGTTGAAGGATTCGAGGTTGAGCATGATTTTCCGACCATTGGTCGCCGCACAATGCTGGTCAACGCCCGGAAGATTTTTCGTCCCGGCAACCATGAGGGTTCTATTCTGCTCGCTATCGAGGATGTCAGCGAGGAGCGCGCGGCCCGGGCGGAGAGCAAACGTAACTGGCAACTTACCCAAAGTATCGTTGATACGATTCGCGATCCCCTGGTTGTCCTCGAACAAGACATGACGATTGTGACGGCGAGCAAGGCGTTTTTCACGATATTCGGGATCACGGAGGAGGAGGCGCGGGGGCTGCGTTTTTCTGAATTAGGTCAGCATCAATGGGACGTACCTGCTCTGCGACATTTGATGGAGAAGGTGCTCCCGGAAAACAAGCCGATCGAAAGCTTCGAAATCGAGGATAATTTTCCGGGTCTCGGTCGCCGTGTCTTCAACTTGAATGCGAGGAAAATTTTTCAAGCGGGGAACCACGTTACTAGGATGCTTCTCGTGTTCGAGGACATCACCGACCGCAAACAGCGAGAGCGCGACGCCCTAAGTTTGACGAACGAAATCTCTCATCGGATCAAGAATAACTTGCAGGTCATCGTTGGCTTAATCGCCTACGAAGCAAGATCGACGGCATTGCCGTGTGTTCAAGGATATAGTGCCATGCAGGCACGCATCGGAGCAATTGCCCAGCTTTACGACCTGATATCTCAATCCAGCCGCGGCGAGACCATCGCAATGGACGCATATCTCAGGGAAATCGCCAAGACCATGTCAGCGAGCCTACTTGGGCACACGTCGGGCATCAAAATAGAGGTCAAGGCCGAAGCATTGGATATCGACCCTGATCGTGCTGTGCCCTTCGGCCTTCTGGTCAATGAGTTGGCGACGAACGCCATTAAGCATGCTTTTCCTGGTGGGACAGGACGGGTCGTGCTGAGCGTGGGACAGGTCGACGATCAAATTGAGCTGACCGTCGCCGACGACGGTGTAGGTATGAAGGATAAGGATTTGGCGAAGATTCCTGAGAAACGTGGTTCCGACTACGTGGCTATCTTTGTGCGTCAGCTTGGCGGCACAATCGCTCCGTCGGAATTGGAAGAAACTGGAACGATCGTTAGAATACGATTTCCCTTCCTTCTGGTCCCACCGGGAGGTAGCGAGCGCATAGCTGCATAG
- a CDS encoding lytic transglycosylase F, with protein MLKRRTLRILVPYSKTLFFVDRGHQMGVVAEFARALEDRINVRYKFQTPRFHVTFLPSSRDRLLQALNEGKGDAVAANLTITSERLAVIDFVDPWLKNVKEIVVTGPTSPKLGPIEDLSGREIRVRRSSSYASHLARLSDTFVTKGLKPIPIMPIDENLEDEDLIEMVNAGLLPYAVVDDHKATIWSRIFPNAVPRDDLVLSEGGDIAWAIRKNSPELKSELNAFINDHRDTTSFGATIRRRYFVDKRIVKNALDENEARKFVAVIDLFRRYGAQYNFDYLMIAAQAYQESQLDQSRHGAAGGVGLMQIKPSTAAAKPIGITGVDRDPDRNIHAGCAYLRYLADTYVSDPAIDPVNRTLMSFAAYNAGPRNLQKFRAVAQQAGLDPNIWFNNVELGAAKVAGLTTVQYVSNIYKYYISYQLADERLEADRKAREDMGAEK; from the coding sequence ATGCTGAAGCGAAGAACGCTTCGCATTCTCGTCCCTTACAGCAAGACGCTCTTTTTCGTCGATCGCGGCCATCAGATGGGCGTTGTCGCGGAGTTCGCCCGTGCACTCGAGGACAGGATCAATGTGCGGTACAAATTCCAGACGCCCCGCTTCCATGTCACCTTCCTTCCCTCCTCCCGCGATCGCTTGTTACAAGCTTTGAACGAGGGCAAAGGCGATGCCGTCGCAGCCAATTTGACAATCACTTCCGAGCGTCTTGCCGTCATCGACTTCGTCGATCCATGGCTGAAAAACGTCAAGGAGATTGTCGTCACCGGTCCCACATCGCCTAAGCTTGGCCCGATCGAAGACCTCAGCGGACGCGAGATTCGCGTGCGCCGTTCCAGCAGCTATGCGAGCCATCTCGCTAGGCTCAGCGACACGTTCGTGACCAAGGGCCTGAAGCCGATTCCCATCATGCCGATCGATGAGAATCTCGAGGACGAAGACCTGATCGAGATGGTGAACGCCGGTCTGCTTCCTTATGCCGTCGTCGACGATCACAAGGCCACGATATGGTCCCGAATCTTTCCCAACGCAGTCCCACGGGACGATCTCGTCCTCAGCGAAGGTGGGGACATCGCCTGGGCGATTCGCAAGAACAGCCCGGAGCTGAAGTCCGAGCTCAACGCGTTCATCAACGACCATCGCGACACGACCAGCTTCGGCGCCACGATCCGACGGCGCTATTTTGTGGACAAGCGGATTGTGAAGAATGCCCTCGACGAGAACGAGGCGAGAAAGTTTGTCGCCGTTATCGACCTCTTCCGTCGTTACGGTGCACAGTACAACTTCGATTATCTGATGATCGCCGCTCAGGCCTACCAGGAATCTCAGCTCGACCAGTCGCGGCATGGTGCGGCAGGAGGGGTTGGCCTCATGCAGATCAAGCCCTCGACCGCGGCTGCTAAACCGATCGGGATCACCGGGGTCGACCGTGACCCAGACCGAAATATTCACGCCGGATGCGCCTATCTCCGGTATCTTGCCGATACTTACGTTTCGGATCCCGCGATCGATCCAGTAAACCGGACGTTGATGAGCTTCGCGGCCTACAATGCCGGCCCTCGCAATCTGCAAAAGTTCCGCGCTGTCGCGCAGCAGGCGGGACTCGATCCGAACATCTGGTTCAACAATGTCGAGCTGGGCGCAGCCAAAGTCGCGGGGCTCACGACTGTCCAATACGTCAGCAACATCTACAAATATTACATATCCTACCAGCTCGCCGACGAGCGTCTCGAAGCGGATAGGAAAGCTCGTGAGGACATGGGCGCCGAGAAATGA
- a CDS encoding DUF3309 family protein has protein sequence MSTLLIIVILLLLFGGGGGYYAYGNYGGTGLGGVLGTVLVILLILWLLGVLR, from the coding sequence ATGAGCACGCTCCTTATCATCGTTATATTATTGTTGTTGTTCGGCGGCGGAGGCGGGTATTACGCCTATGGCAACTATGGCGGGACGGGCCTCGGCGGCGTGCTCGGGACTGTTCTCGTCATCTTGCTGATCCTTTGGCTCCTCGGCGTGCTGCGCTGA
- a CDS encoding transglutaminase family protein, with product MPSLTIRHVTTYRYRRPVAFGEHRMMLRPRDSHDQRVIEARLEITPEPKSLRLVQDAFGNHVGIAGFSGRSKELCFESTVRLEHSPLHAADLDLEDAARTFPVVYSADEMPDLAYCIERHQPDPGNEVGRWTQQFLPSSGLIGPFELLTRLSQGINHGFRYRRREAKGIQQPVETLRLGHGSCRDFAMLLIEAARSLGFAARFASGYLATPLDDPKEPARGSARGSTHAWAQIYLPGSGWIDSDSTSGSVGKIGLVTVAVVRDPQHAIPLHGTFVGFPSDHLGMEVQVSVTSDTTGTPESVWATPQRSTRPQICQSV from the coding sequence ATGCCGTCACTAACCATTCGACACGTCACGACCTATCGCTACCGGCGGCCGGTGGCCTTCGGCGAGCACCGAATGATGCTCCGCCCACGCGACTCTCATGATCAAAGAGTGATCGAGGCGCGTCTCGAGATCACCCCGGAGCCGAAGAGCCTGAGGCTCGTTCAGGACGCGTTCGGTAACCATGTGGGGATCGCGGGGTTTTCGGGTCGTTCAAAAGAGCTGTGCTTCGAGAGCACCGTGCGCCTCGAGCATTCGCCTTTGCACGCCGCCGACCTCGATCTCGAGGACGCCGCAAGGACTTTTCCGGTTGTCTATAGCGCCGACGAGATGCCGGACCTCGCCTACTGCATCGAACGCCATCAACCCGATCCGGGTAACGAGGTTGGCCGCTGGACTCAACAATTCCTGCCCTCCAGTGGGTTGATTGGCCCTTTCGAACTTCTCACCCGGCTCTCACAGGGTATCAATCACGGCTTCCGCTACCGGCGGCGGGAAGCAAAGGGGATTCAGCAGCCGGTGGAGACGCTCCGGCTCGGCCATGGCAGCTGCCGCGATTTCGCCATGCTGTTGATCGAAGCCGCGCGCTCGCTCGGTTTCGCTGCGCGGTTTGCGTCCGGGTACCTCGCCACCCCGCTCGATGATCCGAAGGAGCCGGCGCGTGGCTCAGCTCGCGGGTCGACCCATGCCTGGGCGCAAATTTATTTGCCGGGCAGCGGCTGGATCGATTCCGATTCCACGAGCGGCAGCGTTGGCAAGATTGGCCTTGTCACCGTTGCGGTCGTGCGCGATCCGCAGCACGCGATCCCGCTCCATGGCACCTTCGTCGGGTTCCCGTCGGACCATCTCGGCATGGAGGTACAAGTGAGTGTCACGTCCGATACGACGGGTACGCCTGAGTCGGTCTGGGCGACTCCTCAACGTTCCACGCGGCCCCAAATCTGCCAATCGGTTTGA
- a CDS encoding transglutaminase family protein, with translation MKIRVGYELIYDFPQSTPVIMVLGTHFTRASDVIEPDYLTTSPSVPIFPYRDIYGNWCSRIVAPPGRMRLSANGVIRDSGLPDVVALSASQHPVEDLPADTLIFLLGSRYCETQRLSDVAWNLFEKSPAGWARVQAICDFVHRHIAFGYEHARATMTSWEVFKERKGVCRDFAHLAISFCRCMNIPARYCTGYLGDIGMPPPYGPMDFAGWFEAYLGGRWYTFDPRNNMPRIGRVLIAQGRDATDVPITHTFGPNTLVSFKVWTDEIS, from the coding sequence ATGAAGATTCGTGTTGGCTACGAACTGATTTACGACTTTCCGCAATCGACACCCGTGATCATGGTTCTGGGGACCCATTTCACCCGGGCGTCCGACGTCATCGAGCCCGACTACCTGACCACGAGCCCTTCCGTGCCGATCTTCCCGTACCGCGACATCTATGGCAATTGGTGCAGCCGCATTGTCGCTCCTCCTGGCCGCATGCGGTTGTCTGCCAATGGGGTCATTCGTGATAGCGGTCTGCCGGACGTGGTTGCCCTATCGGCTTCCCAACATCCGGTGGAGGATTTGCCGGCAGATACACTTATCTTTCTCCTCGGCAGCCGTTACTGCGAGACTCAACGCCTGTCCGACGTAGCCTGGAACCTCTTCGAAAAGTCGCCAGCAGGGTGGGCGCGTGTCCAGGCGATCTGTGATTTTGTCCATCGCCACATTGCCTTCGGCTACGAGCATGCGCGCGCCACGATGACGTCCTGGGAGGTCTTCAAAGAACGTAAGGGGGTCTGTCGCGACTTCGCGCACCTCGCCATTTCGTTCTGCCGCTGCATGAATATTCCGGCGCGCTATTGCACCGGCTACCTCGGGGACATTGGCATGCCACCGCCCTATGGTCCAATGGATTTCGCCGGCTGGTTCGAGGCTTATCTTGGCGGACGGTGGTACACGTTCGACCCGCGAAACAATATGCCGCGAATAGGCCGCGTGCTGATCGCTCAAGGGCGCGATGCGACCGACGTCCCGATCACTCACACCTTCGGCCCCAACACACTGGTCAGTTTCAAGGTCTGGACGGACGAGATCAGCTAG
- a CDS encoding transglutaminase family protein: MITLKIHHKTTYRYRQPVNLGPHRLMLRPRESRDLRLISSDVTVTPDAVVTWAHDVFGNAVATASFQTLADNLVIDSVTELQHNATAWPVFDVAAFAVSYPFQYSDDDWIDLGALTIQQYPDPAGRLRDWARAFVRGNPTDTLALLKDLSSGISGWIRYQSREDEGTQSPIHTLDRGWGSCRDFAVLFVEAARSLGFGARIASGYLYNPDQNLVGSRDAGSTHAWAEVYVPGAGWITFDPTNRCVGSFNLIPVAVARNIRQTMPVAGSFVGMAGVCIGMSVEVRVTS, from the coding sequence TTGATCACGCTCAAGATCCATCACAAGACAACCTATCGCTACCGTCAGCCGGTGAACCTCGGGCCGCACCGTTTGATGCTGCGCCCGCGTGAGAGCCGCGATCTTCGCCTGATTTCGAGCGATGTGACGGTGACGCCCGACGCGGTGGTGACCTGGGCGCATGATGTTTTCGGCAATGCGGTCGCGACGGCCAGTTTTCAGACCCTGGCCGACAATCTCGTGATCGACAGTGTCACAGAACTCCAACACAACGCCACCGCTTGGCCCGTCTTCGACGTCGCCGCTTTCGCCGTTTCCTACCCCTTCCAATATTCCGACGATGATTGGATCGATCTCGGCGCTCTGACGATCCAGCAATACCCGGACCCGGCAGGGCGGTTGCGGGATTGGGCGCGGGCTTTTGTCCGCGGCAATCCGACGGACACGCTTGCCCTGCTGAAGGACCTGAGCTCTGGCATCTCTGGATGGATCCGCTACCAGAGCCGGGAGGATGAGGGTACCCAGTCGCCGATCCACACTCTGGATCGCGGCTGGGGATCCTGCCGGGATTTCGCAGTCCTCTTCGTTGAAGCTGCCCGCAGTCTCGGTTTCGGGGCGAGGATTGCCTCCGGCTATCTCTACAATCCAGATCAGAACCTTGTAGGGTCCAGAGATGCGGGATCAACCCATGCTTGGGCGGAAGTCTATGTGCCGGGCGCGGGATGGATCACCTTCGATCCGACGAACCGCTGCGTCGGCAGCTTCAATCTGATCCCCGTCGCCGTCGCACGCAACATCCGGCAGACAATGCCGGTGGCTGGCAGTTTCGTCGGGATGGCCGGCGTTTGTATCGGGATGTCGGTGGAGGTCCGTGTCACCTCATGA